In one Cystobacter fuscus DSM 2262 genomic region, the following are encoded:
- a CDS encoding quinone oxidoreductase family protein, with protein MKAAVYDVAGGPEVLRYAEIEDPVCADEGVVIEVEAISIEGGDLIHRAMMPPPHPAYVVGYAAAGRIVAVGGAVRHRRVGQRVTSFDMAGSHAALRAVPAAQTWLVPEGLDAAAAAALPISFGTAHHCLFARGALRSGQTVLVQAGAGGVGLAAIQLAHQAGARVLATVSGETRAARLRELGLAHAIDHRKEDVAAEVKRLTDGLGADLVVDPVGSTLAVSLAALKPEGRLVFVGNAGGSALTLDLWPALQANQSLFGVFMGPLLTRPEVYQTVDMLLHEAASGRLPVEIARRFPLAEAVGAHRHAREGQVVGRVVMIP; from the coding sequence ATGAAGGCAGCGGTCTACGACGTGGCGGGCGGCCCGGAGGTCTTGCGATACGCGGAGATCGAGGACCCGGTCTGCGCCGACGAGGGCGTGGTGATCGAGGTGGAGGCGATCTCGATCGAGGGAGGCGACCTCATCCACCGCGCGATGATGCCCCCGCCCCACCCCGCCTATGTGGTCGGCTACGCGGCGGCGGGAAGGATCGTCGCGGTCGGCGGAGCGGTGCGCCATCGCCGCGTGGGCCAGCGGGTGACGAGCTTCGACATGGCCGGCTCCCACGCCGCCCTGCGCGCCGTGCCGGCCGCCCAGACCTGGCTCGTGCCCGAGGGGCTCGACGCCGCGGCGGCCGCCGCGCTGCCCATCTCGTTCGGCACGGCCCACCATTGCCTGTTCGCCCGGGGCGCGCTGCGCTCGGGCCAGACGGTGTTGGTCCAGGCCGGTGCGGGAGGCGTCGGACTCGCGGCGATCCAACTCGCCCACCAGGCCGGGGCCCGGGTGCTGGCGACGGTGTCGGGCGAGACACGGGCAGCGCGCCTGCGGGAGCTCGGCCTCGCGCACGCCATCGATCATCGGAAGGAGGACGTGGCCGCGGAGGTCAAACGCCTGACGGACGGACTGGGCGCGGACCTGGTCGTCGATCCGGTGGGCAGTACCCTGGCCGTGTCCCTGGCCGCCTTGAAGCCCGAGGGCCGATTGGTGTTCGTTGGCAATGCCGGAGGCTCCGCGCTGACGCTCGATCTCTGGCCGGCGCTGCAAGCCAACCAGTCCCTGTTTGGCGTGTTCATGGGACCCCTGCTCACGCGGCCCGAGGTCTACCAGACGGTGGACATGCTCCTGCACGAGGCCGCCTCCGGCCGGCTCCCGGTGGAGATCGCCCGGCGTTTTCCCCTGGCC
- a CDS encoding SDR family oxidoreductase, which produces MSGERKSGVLITGGGSGIGLAMAAEFLKRGYDVAICGRDPERLAAAKGKHPGLRTMEADVARSEDQARLASWLAADLPHLGVLVNNAGIMHASDFRGSVGFGEIRSELETNLLAPVALTAALLPMLVRNEKPTVVNVTSGLAFCPSAEFPVYCATKAALHSFTLSLRHQLTGRVRVVEIAPPIVATGLDKRSQARRPAEGSGPPVLSAETFASEAVQRFEQGEAEIVIGVANGLRQRGEALFADMNP; this is translated from the coding sequence ATGAGCGGAGAGCGGAAGAGCGGCGTGCTGATCACGGGCGGCGGGTCGGGGATTGGGCTGGCAATGGCCGCGGAGTTTCTGAAGCGCGGATACGACGTCGCGATCTGCGGACGCGATCCGGAGAGATTGGCCGCCGCGAAGGGGAAGCATCCGGGGCTTCGCACGATGGAGGCTGACGTTGCTCGCTCCGAGGACCAGGCGAGGTTGGCTTCGTGGCTCGCGGCCGACCTGCCGCATCTCGGCGTCCTCGTGAACAACGCTGGCATCATGCATGCGTCAGACTTCCGCGGAAGCGTCGGGTTCGGCGAAATCCGGTCCGAGCTCGAGACGAACCTGCTCGCTCCCGTCGCACTGACGGCCGCGCTGCTTCCGATGCTCGTTCGCAACGAGAAGCCCACGGTCGTGAACGTTACCTCCGGTCTCGCGTTCTGCCCCTCGGCTGAGTTTCCCGTGTACTGCGCGACGAAGGCCGCGCTGCATTCCTTCACCCTCAGCCTGCGGCATCAACTGACGGGGCGCGTCCGTGTGGTTGAGATCGCGCCGCCCATCGTCGCGACCGGACTCGACAAGAGGAGCCAGGCTCGGCGTCCCGCGGAGGGATCTGGACCGCCCGTCCTCTCCGCCGAGACCTTCGCGAGCGAGGCGGTGCAGCGCTTCGAACAAGGTGAAGCCGAGATCGTCATCGGTGTGGCGAACGGGCTGAGGCAGCGCGGCGAAGCGTTGTTTGCCGACATGAACCCGTAG
- a CDS encoding AraC family transcriptional regulator: protein MRRAISSLIVRAVDLLSDILRDLRLESTVLSVFELHAPWGLRKQRLEGGAPFHVVIEGRCVLRMEHKKPTELAAGDLVVLPHGDAHTLSSSASAPVTPFKSVLLQNGVVETWAPGKRAGRPAAIRFGSAKGEVVRVISGVFAFQDRRRNPVLEVLPPLIRVAGEHGRGPSWLENAIRLLIDEAFSEAPGALTIAERVADILFVQAVRAYIASERDAPSSGWLRGLLDPSIGRALSLVHARAAEPWTVERLARAVGLSRTVFAQRFRRLVGETVMAYVTHRRMHLAAGLLCTSNDGLAQIAEQVGYETEVTFSKAFRVWAGEPPGRYRRRMREAAR, encoded by the coding sequence TTGCGACGAGCGATTTCTTCGCTCATCGTACGGGCCGTGGATCTTCTCAGCGATATCCTCCGAGATCTGCGACTCGAGAGCACGGTCTTGAGTGTCTTCGAGCTTCACGCTCCATGGGGCTTGCGCAAGCAGCGGCTCGAGGGGGGCGCGCCCTTTCATGTGGTCATCGAAGGGCGCTGCGTCCTGCGAATGGAACACAAGAAGCCCACCGAGCTCGCAGCCGGCGATCTGGTTGTCCTTCCCCATGGCGACGCTCATACCCTGTCGTCATCGGCGTCCGCGCCCGTGACACCGTTCAAGTCGGTTCTGCTGCAAAACGGAGTCGTGGAGACGTGGGCGCCGGGAAAGCGGGCCGGCCGTCCCGCTGCCATCCGGTTCGGCTCGGCCAAAGGGGAGGTCGTTCGGGTGATTTCGGGCGTGTTCGCGTTTCAAGACCGACGCCGAAACCCCGTGCTCGAGGTGCTTCCCCCGCTGATCCGCGTTGCGGGTGAGCACGGTCGAGGCCCGTCGTGGCTTGAAAACGCCATTCGCCTCCTCATCGACGAGGCGTTCTCCGAGGCCCCTGGTGCGTTGACCATCGCGGAGCGTGTCGCCGACATTCTTTTCGTGCAGGCGGTGAGGGCGTACATCGCCTCGGAGCGGGATGCCCCCTCGAGCGGATGGCTGCGGGGGCTCCTCGACCCTTCCATCGGCCGCGCCCTGAGTCTCGTGCACGCTCGCGCTGCCGAGCCGTGGACCGTCGAGCGCCTCGCTCGTGCGGTCGGGCTCTCACGAACGGTCTTTGCACAGCGCTTTCGCCGTCTGGTTGGCGAGACCGTCATGGCCTACGTCACCCACCGTCGGATGCACCTCGCAGCGGGACTGCTGTGCACAAGCAACGACGGGCTCGCGCAGATTGCAGAGCAAGTCGGCTACGAGACGGAGGTGACGTTCAGCAAGGCGTTCCGCGTCTGGGCTGGCGAACCACCAGGGCGCTACAGAAGGCGAATGCGAGAAGCTGCGCGATGA
- a CDS encoding glutathione S-transferase family protein produces MTTTLYFSRNPNPRLAVAVARHLAAPVSFQFAEPLAPGQAERYRHLNPSLRLPILAEEGGSLWEADAIACRLSQMVGSDFWRTGHDLPGMIRWVSWARDHFMRACDMVHFERGTKPRYGLGPFNQAALDEGLSHFHASATILEDQLRDRDWLLPSGLSYADFRMAVFLPFNDVARLPLADYPAVDRWHQRLMALPAWADPFAGLSAPELPPVPA; encoded by the coding sequence ATGACGACGACCCTCTACTTCTCCCGCAACCCCAACCCGCGACTCGCGGTGGCCGTGGCCCGGCATCTGGCGGCGCCCGTCAGCTTCCAGTTCGCGGAGCCGCTGGCGCCAGGCCAGGCCGAGCGGTACCGGCACCTGAACCCGTCGCTGCGCCTGCCCATCCTGGCCGAGGAAGGCGGGTCGCTGTGGGAGGCGGATGCGATCGCCTGTCGGCTGTCGCAGATGGTGGGGTCGGACTTTTGGCGCACCGGCCACGACCTGCCCGGCATGATCCGGTGGGTCAGTTGGGCGCGCGACCACTTCATGCGCGCCTGCGACATGGTGCACTTCGAACGGGGTACGAAACCGCGCTACGGCCTCGGACCGTTCAACCAGGCCGCGCTGGACGAAGGGCTGTCGCATTTCCATGCGAGCGCCACGATCCTCGAGGACCAGCTGCGCGACCGCGACTGGCTGCTGCCGAGCGGGCTCAGCTATGCGGACTTCCGCATGGCGGTGTTCCTGCCGTTCAACGACGTGGCGCGCCTGCCGCTCGCGGACTACCCAGCCGTGGACCGGTGGCACCAACGGCTGATGGCGCTGCCGGCGTGGGCGGATCCGTTCGCGGGCTTGAGCGCGCCGGAGTTGCCGCCAGTGCCGGCTTGA
- a CDS encoding DUF1428 domain-containing protein: protein MSYVDGFVVPVPAGKKDAYRKMAEEAAALFKEHGATHVVECWGDEVPDGKVTDFKGAVKAEAGEVVVFSWIFWSSKQARDEGNEKIMKDPRMKMDMNSVFDGKRMIYGGFDVLVDVR, encoded by the coding sequence ATGAGCTACGTCGATGGATTCGTGGTGCCGGTGCCCGCGGGCAAGAAGGACGCCTACCGCAAGATGGCCGAGGAGGCCGCCGCGCTGTTCAAGGAGCACGGTGCCACGCACGTCGTCGAGTGCTGGGGGGACGAGGTGCCCGACGGCAAGGTGACCGACTTCAAGGGCGCGGTGAAGGCCGAGGCCGGGGAGGTGGTGGTCTTCTCGTGGATCTTCTGGTCCTCGAAGCAGGCGCGCGACGAGGGCAACGAGAAGATCATGAAGGACCCGCGCATGAAGATGGACATGAACTCCGTCTTCGACGGCAAGCGTATGATCTACGGCGGCTTCGACGTCCTCGTCGACGTGCGCTGA
- a CDS encoding molybdopterin cofactor-binding domain-containing protein, with protein MRRMVGAFDRGRILNPQAARSQLLGGMTMGLGMALSEAGHVDPRMALVVNGDLGEYLVPVQADVPRIEVLFVGEPDPSTAPLGIKSVGEIGITGVAAAIANAVYNATGRRLRDLPLDLRAS; from the coding sequence GTGCGCCGCATGGTCGGGGCGTTTGACCGCGGACGGATCCTCAACCCCCAGGCGGCGCGCAGCCAGTTGCTCGGAGGCATGACGATGGGGCTGGGCATGGCGCTCTCCGAGGCGGGGCACGTCGACCCGCGCATGGCGCTCGTCGTGAACGGGGACCTGGGCGAGTACCTCGTCCCCGTGCAGGCGGATGTGCCGCGGATCGAGGTCCTGTTCGTGGGCGAGCCGGACCCATCCACGGCCCCGCTCGGCATCAAGTCGGTGGGAGAGATTGGCATCACGGGCGTCGCCGCCGCTATCGCCAACGCCGTCTACAACGCCACCGGCCGCAGGCTGCGCGACCTGCCCCTCGACCTGCGCGCGAGCTGA
- a CDS encoding MBL fold metallo-hydrolase yields the protein MKWLLTCVAPVLLAVWILFLSAHGPTSWLVIPGALIGGACVAGFSFLRSFSRPLRALSLSLYLLPLGLLSTYRASPFSVSKTFEIGALPPASAPSEMSIAQLPTGATYRSASFGYRGGSLFEPREFSMTATLIKHPKGDLLIDTGFGRDIAQHLATLPLFFRLLTRYSLNKTAREQLQSSGYDLTRLRAILLTHSHWDHISGAADFPEVPVWIPPAERSFVQGEDFTTAPARSIKSLHLEEYRFDAHPYLGFAESHDVHGDGTVVIVPAPGHSPGSVIVFVTLPDNKRYAFIGDLAWQLEGVTEQEERPLTQRLADVEPRLVRENLAHMAAISARYPEMTIVVAHDPRSFASIPTLVPKP from the coding sequence ATGAAATGGCTCCTGACGTGCGTCGCGCCGGTCCTGCTCGCGGTATGGATTTTGTTCTTGAGCGCTCACGGACCGACCTCATGGCTGGTCATTCCTGGCGCTCTGATTGGCGGTGCCTGCGTCGCTGGCTTTTCTTTTCTGCGCTCGTTCTCTCGTCCCCTGCGAGCGCTCTCTCTCTCGCTCTATCTGCTGCCGCTGGGGCTCTTGTCTACCTATCGTGCGTCGCCGTTCTCCGTATCGAAGACCTTCGAGATCGGCGCGCTCCCGCCGGCTTCCGCGCCTTCCGAGATGTCGATTGCCCAGCTTCCGACCGGCGCCACCTACCGCAGCGCGTCCTTTGGGTATCGCGGTGGCTCTCTCTTCGAGCCGCGAGAGTTCTCCATGACCGCGACCCTGATCAAGCACCCCAAGGGTGATCTCTTGATCGACACCGGGTTCGGTCGGGATATCGCACAGCACCTCGCGACGCTGCCTCTCTTCTTTCGGCTCCTGACACGATACTCGCTGAACAAGACCGCGCGCGAGCAACTCCAATCGAGCGGGTATGACCTGACCCGGCTGCGCGCGATCCTTTTGACCCACTCCCACTGGGACCACATCAGCGGCGCCGCGGATTTTCCCGAAGTGCCTGTCTGGATACCTCCCGCGGAACGAAGCTTCGTACAAGGTGAAGACTTCACCACGGCCCCGGCAAGAAGCATCAAGTCGCTGCATCTCGAAGAGTATCGATTCGATGCGCACCCCTATCTCGGCTTCGCGGAGAGCCATGATGTCCACGGAGATGGCACGGTGGTGATCGTCCCGGCGCCCGGCCATTCGCCGGGCTCTGTGATTGTCTTCGTGACGCTTCCGGACAACAAGCGCTACGCCTTTATCGGAGACCTCGCCTGGCAATTGGAGGGCGTCACCGAGCAGGAGGAGCGCCCGCTCACGCAGCGCCTCGCAGATGTCGAGCCTCGGCTCGTTCGTGAGAACCTCGCGCATATGGCCGCGATATCAGCGCGATACCCGGAGATGACCATCGTCGTCGCGCATGATCCGCGGAGCTTCGCATCGATTCCGACGTTGGTGCCAAAGCCATAA
- a CDS encoding cation:proton antiporter — translation MRAEALKWVADALVLLGLVAVTVSVVGIIRLPGILMRVHAAGQAVFVGVVIILMGAVGSGQWPLMGRALLVAVFLMLTAPMSAHSIARAAAREQGEAVAEEVDAGE, via the coding sequence ATGAGGGCCGAGGCGCTCAAGTGGGTGGCGGACGCGCTGGTGCTCTTGGGGCTCGTGGCGGTGACGGTGTCGGTGGTGGGCATCATCCGCCTGCCGGGCATCCTGATGCGGGTGCACGCGGCGGGGCAGGCGGTGTTCGTGGGCGTCGTCATCATCCTGATGGGGGCGGTGGGCTCGGGGCAGTGGCCGCTCATGGGCCGCGCGCTGCTGGTGGCGGTGTTCCTGATGCTCACCGCGCCCATGTCCGCGCACTCCATCGCCCGCGCGGCGGCGCGCGAGCAGGGGGAGGCCGTGGCGGAGGAAGTCGACGCGGGGGAGTGA
- a CDS encoding monovalent cation/H+ antiporter complex subunit F yields MHDVVFYVALVWLMGLLGVLVVVSARARSTLDVVLALDTLALVFVAVLGLFGAWRGVTGYLDAALVLALVSYVQTVAATRHHAAHEAGPR; encoded by the coding sequence ATGCACGACGTCGTCTTCTACGTGGCGCTGGTGTGGCTGATGGGGCTGCTCGGCGTGTTGGTGGTGGTGTCGGCGCGGGCGCGCTCGACGCTGGACGTGGTGCTGGCGCTGGACACGCTGGCGCTGGTGTTCGTGGCGGTGCTGGGGCTGTTCGGGGCCTGGCGTGGGGTGACGGGCTACCTGGACGCGGCGCTGGTGCTGGCGCTCGTGTCCTACGTGCAGACGGTGGCGGCCACGCGGCACCACGCGGCGCACGAGGCGGGGCCGCGATGA